One window of Papaver somniferum cultivar HN1 chromosome 9, ASM357369v1, whole genome shotgun sequence genomic DNA carries:
- the LOC113309877 gene encoding uncharacterized protein LOC113309877 translates to MDGIQINGKAEATNKTLANTLKKQLDSHHKGWCEKILNVIFSYRTTWRDATGTSPFCLTYGTEAVLPPEVILPTTRKEAWDKGINSYLILAKLDDLEVNREIALQHMMNYHQRMSREYNKRVKPRSFVPGELVLREIPPYQKGSGGKSEPMWEGPYIVKRVVGNGAYELADCEGKDTNEEGNIIYGEIEN, encoded by the coding sequence atggatggAATCCAAATCAACGGGAAAGCGGAGGCTACTAACAAGACACTAGCAAACACATTGAAGAAACAGTTGGATAGTCATCATAAAGGATGGTGTGAAAAAATCCTAAATGTGATATTTTCCTATAGAACCACCTGGAGAGATGCAACCGGAACGTCACCCTTTTGTTTGACGTATGGAACTGAGGCGGTGTTGCCCCCCGAAGTAATCCTTCCAACCACGAGGAAGGAAGCATGGGATAAAGGGATAAATTCATATTTGATCTTAGCAAAGTTGGACGATCTCGAAGTAAACAGGGAAATCGCGTTACAACATATGATGAATTACCATCAGAGGATGTCAAGGGAATACAACAAAAGGGTAAAACCCCGAAGCTTTGTACCAGGAGAGCTTGTGCTACGAGAAATACCCCCATACCAAAAAGGATCAGGAGGAAAGTCAGAGCCTATGTGGGAAGGACCCTATATCGTGAAAAGGGTAGTTGGCAATGGGGCGTACGAGTTAGCAGATTGTGAAGGGAAGGACACAAACGAAGAAGGAAATATAATATATGGCGAGATCGAAAATTAG